Within the Tessaracoccus flavescens genome, the region GGCGATCACCAGCCCGGCCAGCGCGACGGCGTTCGTCGGGAGGGGGAGCACGATCAGGACGACGCCGAGCGCGACGAGCAGGCCGCCGTAGCGGATCATGCCGCGATCCCCGATCCGGTCCGCGATGAAGCCGCTGAGGAACCGTCCGGCCGTGATGCCGAGCAGGTAGAACGACGCGAACGCCGCTGCCGTCGCGGGAGCGACGCCACGGTCCACGACGAGATAGGTGGCCGACCAGAGGATCAGCGTCGACTCGAGCGCGCAGTAGGCGAAGAAGGCGATCAGGATCTGCGGCGCCCCAGGCAGCCTCAGCGTCGCGGCGAGGCTGAGGGGTTTCGACATCGGCGGGGCGTCTTCGTGGTGCTCCAGCAGCGGGGGATGGACCTTCCTCCACACCGGAAGCGACACGATCAGCAGGACAGTCAGGACCACCTGGATGATGCCGACGATCCGGTACCCACCCGTCCAGTGACCGCCCCCGGAGAGGGCGTAGCTCATGATGAACGGGCTGATCGACGCGCCGACCCCCCAGAAGGAGTGCAGCCAGTTCATGTGCCGTGACGAGTAGTGCAGCGCGACGTAGTTGTTGAGCGCGGCGTCCACGGCCCCTGCCCCCAGGCCGTAGGGCACCGCCCACAGGCACAGCGCCCAGAACGTCGATGAGTTGGAGAAGCCGAGCAGGGCGGTGGCCGTCAGCGCGACGCTGACCGTGGTCACCATCGCGGCTCCGAAGCGGCGGGTCAGGCGGTCAGACAGCAGGCTTGAGACGATGGTGCCGACCGCGATCACCGTGGTCAGGATGCCCGCGAAGGAGACCGGGACGCCGAGGTCGCCGTGCATCACGGGCCAGCCGGCCCCTGCGAGCGAGTCGGGGAGGCCGAGGCTGATGAACGCGACGTAGATGATCGCAAGGAGCAGTGCGTACACGCGGGATGCGCCCTCTCTCGGTAGGCAGAACCGTCAGCCTAGCCTCTGGCGCAGGACGGCCTGTCATCGCCCGTCCCCGGGCCGAGCCCAAGGATCGCCGACGAGCTGACGCGCACCACGTCGTCGAGCCAGTCCGGCACCACCCGCGAGCTACCGAGGTGGCGGCGCACCAGCGCGTAGGGGCTCTCCTGGCAGGCGATCGCCAGGAGCTCGACAGAGCGCGGGTCCGAGCCCCCGGAGAGAAGGCCGCGGGATGATCGCGGCGCTCGCCCGGAGCACCTGATCCGGTCCGGGCTAGCCTTCCCCGCTGAGCCAGCCTCCCAAGGACCGACCGGAGTTCCTTCCGCCGGGGCCGTCACCCCACCCGCAGCGGGCCCGCGGGAGAGGCCGGCCGATGGGTGGCAGCCAGCGGCCCAGGGGCCGGTTGAAGGCGGCGCGACGCCACCGCCGGACGCGTGGAGGCAGCCGGTGCCGCCGCGGCATCCGCCCTTCACGTGGCAGGTGCTCGTCATCGTGGGCGTCCTTCTCGCCGGTCTGGTGGCCTTCCTGCTGTGGCCGAGGACCGGGCCGCAGGGCCAGACACCCGTGCCGACCACCCGGGAACCGCGAGCCCGGCCGCGCAATGGAGCGACCTGACCGGCATCAACCCGGGCTACCGGCCGGACGACCCGCAGAACAGCAACCCCTTCGCCACCGAGCCGAGAGAGTCGCGGCCTCCGGTGGCGCGACCCGACGCGACGCCCGAACAGGCGTGGCCGAGCGCCGAGCCGACCCCGAGCGAGCTCGACGGCTGGGTCGAGGTCGACGGGCTCTCGCGTGGGCGCTACCGGATCCCGGCTGGGTGGACCTACAAGGACGGCCTCATCATGGGCTACGAGACGATGCACCAACTCGTGGTCGGCGGCGAGGTCTCGTTCGACCGCGACGGCCAGTGCCAGGGCGACTACTGGAGCGCCGTCCTGCTGCAGAAGGTCGCCGACACCCCTGCGGATCCGGCGGACGTCACGCTCCAGGCGGCCCGCAACTGGGCCCAACTGCGCAACACCGAGTGGGAGGGTGACTACTACGAGGTGCCCGAACCGACTCTGGAGCCCTTCACCTTCGACGACGGCGTGGAGGGGAGCCTCGCGACGGTCTCCTTCGTGCCCATGTATTCGGACGAATACTCCTGCAACACCCCCGCCATCCGGTGCAGCGTCGCCTCCCGGGTAGACGGAGCCGGCTTCTACTCCATGGTGGCGATCTCGCACATCGGCGATCCCGAGTCGCTCCCGCAGGCCTCCGAGCGACAGATCCTCGCCACCCTCGCGACGCCGAGGTGAGCGGCGGTCTTTACGTGACGTCGAGCGCATCGAAACGCCTCGTCGCCGGCCCATGTTTCGACCGCGTAACAATTATGCGAAGAGAATTCGCACGGACCTGAACTGGGTTGGTCGCGCCAAAACCGGGGCCTTACTGTTTCCCCGCTGGCGCTCGGGCGTCAGCGTGCCCGCCCGATCAGAGGAGGTCCCGACGATGACCAAGAGCGTCTTTCCGCATCGCGAGAAGGTGGGTCTCTACGACCCCGCCTACGAGCACGACGCCTGCGGTGTCGCATTCGTCGCCCAGCTCGACGGGGTGGCCCGCCACGACATCGTCGCGAAGGGCCTCGAGGCACTGCGCAACCTCGACCACCGCGGTGCCACCGGCGCCGACGAGGCGGCAGGTGACGGCGCAGGCATCCTGAT harbors:
- a CDS encoding MFS transporter; amino-acid sequence: MYALLLAIIYVAFISLGLPDSLAGAGWPVMHGDLGVPVSFAGILTTVIAVGTIVSSLLSDRLTRRFGAAMVTTVSVALTATALLGFSNSSTFWALCLWAVPYGLGAGAVDAALNNYVALHYSSRHMNWLHSFWGVGASISPFIMSYALSGGGHWTGGYRIVGIIQVVLTVLLIVSLPVWRKVHPPLLEHHEDAPPMSKPLSLAATLRLPGAPQILIAFFAYCALESTLILWSATYLVVDRGVAPATAAAFASFYLLGITAGRFLSGFIADRIGDRGMIRYGGLLVALGVVLIVLPLPTNAVALAGLVIAGFGSAPVYPAIIHSTPTNFGRENSQSVIGIQMASAYLGVTLMPMLFGALSGWLGLWLLPAYVGALVLLMLVMSEVVNRIVDRRALVDATA